From the genome of Adhaeribacter pallidiroseus:
CAGAATTTCCAGGGTATTTTGCAAACGGTTCATCCGCTGTATCCAGAGCAAGTCTTTGGTTTCAGTCCAGCCAATACGCGGAATGTAAATGTCGGTTTCGGTGCCAATATCCTGACGGGTAGTTTTGTTGGTGTTTAAATCTACTACCGAAATGCTTACTACCGAATTGGCTTCGCCGGCTTTCGGGTATTTAAAAGTATAATTTTGCGGATACAAAGGCCCCCACATTTGCAAGGTATATTGCTTTACCTGGCTTTCGTCGAAAGTATAGAAAGCAATCTTGGCCCCGTCCGGCGACCAGAAAAAGGCTTGTGCAAAACTAAATTCTTCTTCGTACACCCAATCGGTACCGCCGTTTATGATTTTGTTGCGCTCGCCGTTGGTGGTAATTTGCTTTTCCTGGTTGCTGGCTAAATCCACGTAAAACAAGTTATTATCGCGCACAAAGGCTACCCGGCTCCCATCCGGCGAGAACGTAGCGAACATTTGTTTGCCTTTGGTGCTTAAAAGCCGGAGAGTTTTGGTTTTTACGTCGTATACATAGTACTGCGAACGCGAAGAATGCCGGTAAATAGGCTCGGTTTCGGTAGAGAACAAGATTCTCTGCTCGTCGGCACTGAAGGTGTATTCTTCAAAATCAATGGGCTTATCGCTACCCGCTATTTTTAAATCCTGCCCAGCTACTACGGTAGCTACCGGTTGGCCCGTGGTAACGTTGTAACGGATAATATCGGTAGCGTTGGATTGGTTGTTGGCCACCATGGAGGTATAATACCGGCCATCCTGCGCCCAATCTACCCCGCTTACGGTTTTAGCGGCAAAGGTATTTTTCTGCCAGATGTCTTCTAAGGTAATTTTTTGTTTTTGTTGGGCCTTTACAGCGCCGGAAAACAGACAAACCAGAAGTAAAAAATGGAAAATTTTAAAAAAAAGTGTCCGCATAAGAAAGTTAAAAATTCACGACGCAAAGTTACCGGTTTTAAACGAAACTATTCCGTCTCCCCATTTAGTAGAAACCAGAACGCCCAACCAAATATTAAATTATAATTCCGGTTAGTATCAAATCGTATACAGAATAACTAATTTTGATTCGTTCTAAGAATAAATATTTTGCCGGGTACTTTCATGACAAAGCTTTCTTCTGCGTTTGCACCTTTTTTATTCATTTTCTTTACTGTTTTAGTCACCGCCTGTAACAACGATTCGGAAGCACCCACCGTGTTGCAATTGGTTTCCAGTACGGGCCAGGACTACGTCTCGGAGAACCGCACTGTACTGGGTGGCACCAGGGTAATTACGGGCGTATACGCGCAGGCACCCACTGAAAATGTAAGCTTAACTAAATTTGTGGTTACATTCAATCATGATAGCTTAGATAAACAAACCCCAATCGTTTTCTTAGATTCTACGTTAGCGACAGATACAAAAACTTTTGCCATGCAGGTAGCATATACCCCGCGTAACTTAGCCAATAAGGAAATTTGGCGATTCACTATTACGGATAGTAATAGTAAAACCTATCAGAAAGAGATACGAATTAAAACAACTTCTACCGTAAACACGGCGAAATCTAATTACTACACTTACACCAATGTAGTACTTAGCCGATTAAAAAACCCGAAAAAGCCTTTCATAGATTCAACAGGGCTGTTTGGTTTTGCTTCGGCAACAGGCACATCTTTTCCGGCCTATGCTGTCAAGCAGCCCGGCGTTGCTACGCAAATAGATTTGCTTTTTAATGACTTCAGAGCACAAAAACCCAGCTTAAGCACTGTAAACAGCAATACGCTCGTAAATACTACTTTAACTACTGGCAGATTTGATTCTATTACGAATGTCACTATGTTAACAAATGCCTATCCTGTTAACGCACCAACAGTTATCAAGCTGGAAAATTTAAAAACTAATCAAGTCTTAGCTTTTAAATCTGTTTCCAATAAAGTGGGATTGTTACGCATTGTAAAGGCTCACAAAACTCTTGATTCATTAACAATCAACGTGAAAGTAGAAAAGTAAAAGTAGCAAATTATATAATGTGCTTTATACGCCTGTATAATCAAGGATAGAACAAATACTAAATGCCGGGTATTTTTTATGTTCTCACATTCAGGTTTAAAGCAAAAAAGCGGGATCTTGTTTAAACAAGATCCCGCCTGGATATTTTTTTAAATTTTTTGCTAAAAATTAAACCCAACCGTAAACAGCACGCTGTTCGTCGTGTTTTTAGTAGAAACTACCGGTTGCAGATTATCGAGCAGTGAATAAGGAGCATACACACTGTTATAACGGAAGTTTACCACGGCTATATCAAAAAAGGTATTTTCTTGTTTAATGCCAACTCCGGCGGTCAGGTATCTTTTATCCCGATCGTAAGCACTGCTTTTATACGGATCGCCGTACAAGGCATAACCAGCGCGTAACCGAAAAATGTTATACCGGTACTCGCCGCCTACCCGGAAATTTAAAGCAGATTGGTACGTATCTTTAATAATATCGTTAGTACCAGAGAAAGTATCTGCCCCGTCGTTGTTGCCTAAACGAGCACCACCGTAATTTACGTATTCTACATCCGCCGATATAAAACCATTCTTCCCGGCAAAAAAAGCGACTCCCCCATTGGCACGCAGCGGCGTAGTTAAAGTATATTCAAAATCGCCAGGAGTTAAGCTTTTATCATAATTACCTGGAGCAGAACCCCCAAAGGTAGTTGCCATAGAAGTAGTATACTGGTCGCGTAAGGTATAGAACGTTGGCGTTTGTACCGACACTCCAATGCGTACCGCATCAACCGGCCGCACAATTACCCCTACTTTTAAGTTAACTCCGGAACCAGTAGTGGTAAACTCATCACTTAAAGTTAAATTCTGGAAATCAGTAGTAGGATCAGCATCTACTTCCTGGTAAACCCGAGCTTGATTGTAGCGAACAGTAGTCAGGCCAACCGAAGCTCCCAAATACAACTTATCGCGGTAACTGGCGCCATACGAAAAATCCCACTGGTTCTGAGCGCCTTTGCTGGTAACAGTTTCATTTTGGGTTAAATTACCCTGGGATTCTACATAAATTTCCTCCCGGATCGGGGAGTTCGGATTATTAGGTTCCGTCGGGATTTTATTTACGCCAATTAAATAAGTAGAATAAGCTAGCCCTTCCAGAGTCTCAATCCCATTATCGTATTCTGCATCTAAGTCCGCTTCGGTGCGCTGGTTAGCAATAGCCGTTTCGCCTAAAGATTGCACCAAAGATTCCGTTTGATTTACTGAACCACCGTACCTGAAACGATTTTGAAAATTATTTAAACGAGTTAAGCCAATGCCGAATGCACCCGAGCGCCAATCACTCTCATCGGTATCTGCTTTACGTTTCGTAAAAACAATACCTAAACTGGGTATATTAATAATATTTCGTTGATCCGTAGCACTGCTATTGTTATTTAACTTGCTTTCGGTACCAGATAAGCTAATACCCGGCGAAAAAGAAATCTCGGATCGGCGATATAACCCCAAACCAGCCGGGTTGCCCGACAAAGTGGAAATATCGGCTCCCAGCGCGGTTTGCGCGCCAGCCATACCCTGTATGCGGGCGGAGCCACCAAAATCGGTGCGGGAGTATCGGAGGGCATCGACCTCAGTTTGGGCCGATACCTCTCCTGTCCAGCTTAAAAAGACTAAGCCGGCTATTAAAAATTTATATTGATTCATAATAAGTCTAAAGAAATTTAATTACGTCTGGGTCTGCCACCGCCACTGCTGCCACCACCATTATTAGACGGAGCAGGCGAAGAAGAACGGCTAGGCTGACTCCAGGAATCATTGCGTTGCGGAGCTGGCTGCGACCGGAAAATATCCTGACTACGGCTTTCGCGGCGAGGCGCTTCGTAACGAGGGGTTGTTTCAAAAGTCCGCGGCTGTGATTCAATTACCCGCGCTGGCCGGCTTTGACGTTGGGTCTCAGTTGGGAAGCTAGGCGGGGTTGGAGTTGCCGCATCATTGGAAATAGTTCCTTCAAACCGACGTACCGGGCGAGTAGATGGCCGATAACCGGAATTATCAGTACTAACCCGGGCCGGCTGATTGGTATTCGGAGAAATTACTGTACCAGCATCTACGGGATTAACAACCGCCGTACGGGCACCACGTACCGCACGACCTGATGTACCTCCTACATTACCCGGGTTTATTACACCACCGGCATTACCTGTACTTGGGGCAACTACTCCACCACCATTTACAATCCGGGCCGGACGACCACCATTCGCATCAATTACCCGGTTACCACCCGTACCAGGAGCTATACGACCACCCGCATTATTGCGATCGGTAGGCACTACGCTACGCTCTGGGCGCGGACCGTAATTACGCGGCC
Proteins encoded in this window:
- a CDS encoding OmpP1/FadL family transporter, which translates into the protein MNQYKFLIAGLVFLSWTGEVSAQTEVDALRYSRTDFGGSARIQGMAGAQTALGADISTLSGNPAGLGLYRRSEISFSPGISLSGTESKLNNNSSATDQRNIINIPSLGIVFTKRKADTDESDWRSGAFGIGLTRLNNFQNRFRYGGSVNQTESLVQSLGETAIANQRTEADLDAEYDNGIETLEGLAYSTYLIGVNKIPTEPNNPNSPIREEIYVESQGNLTQNETVTSKGAQNQWDFSYGASYRDKLYLGASVGLTTVRYNQARVYQEVDADPTTDFQNLTLSDEFTTTGSGVNLKVGVIVRPVDAVRIGVSVQTPTFYTLRDQYTTSMATTFGGSAPGNYDKSLTPGDFEYTLTTPLRANGGVAFFAGKNGFISADVEYVNYGGARLGNNDGADTFSGTNDIIKDTYQSALNFRVGGEYRYNIFRLRAGYALYGDPYKSSAYDRDKRYLTAGVGIKQENTFFDIAVVNFRYNSVYAPYSLLDNLQPVVSTKNTTNSVLFTVGFNF